A genomic stretch from bacterium includes:
- a CDS encoding sulfatase-like hydrolase/transferase has translation MRLNWVTCIVLGSCLASGCSREPSAAPPAGTPKLVVLIVVDQLGGEHLTRFDSVFEGGLRRLLDEGASFAEAHHEHAITHTAPGHASIATGCYPSEHGIISNYWIDRATGERVYSVDDERHELSGEDDEKGPTRLECSAIGDWLKDRYPESRVFAMSRKDRSAVLMGGHRADGAYWYGEEGAFVSSSYYPRSKAPWLEEFNSESFLESKFGQVWEALAFEPEHLDEMEVVSYDLGPLEEDFPHVIGGLSLAADENFFWDARSSPWMDDFLLRLARRAVSEEGLGKDVYPDLLAIGFSTSDTVGHEYGPDSREFFDVLVRLDRRLEEFFEFLEQAVGLGDVVVVLTSDHGSVPVPELRAAQGLPGARAGADEVGCFQGVESTLDQEFGEARWLLPGPFLAPLPADARVSRDELLQRTKVLLEQCPSVARVWLAGEVSREGPGDMQRKFAHSYFPERSADFAIEWDEFFLPSRFQASSHGTPHRYDTHVPLIFWRRGVAPVVQIDPVRTVDIGPTLASWVGVDPPESISGRSLADLMDRPGAP, from the coding sequence ATGAGGTTGAACTGGGTCACTTGTATCGTCCTTGGCTCGTGCCTGGCCTCGGGCTGCTCGCGCGAGCCGTCAGCGGCGCCACCTGCGGGGACCCCCAAGTTGGTCGTGCTCATCGTTGTCGACCAGCTCGGAGGAGAGCACCTGACCAGGTTCGACAGCGTATTCGAGGGTGGTCTCCGCCGGCTGCTCGACGAAGGCGCGTCGTTCGCCGAAGCCCACCACGAGCACGCCATTACCCACACCGCGCCGGGACACGCCTCGATCGCGACCGGCTGTTACCCGTCCGAGCACGGCATCATCTCCAACTACTGGATCGATCGCGCGACCGGCGAGCGCGTGTATTCGGTCGATGACGAACGCCATGAGCTAAGTGGCGAAGACGATGAAAAGGGGCCGACGCGGTTGGAATGCAGCGCGATCGGTGACTGGCTCAAGGACCGTTATCCGGAGAGCCGGGTCTTTGCCATGAGCAGGAAGGACCGGTCGGCAGTTCTGATGGGGGGGCATCGGGCCGATGGCGCCTACTGGTACGGAGAGGAAGGCGCCTTCGTCTCGTCGAGTTACTATCCGAGATCCAAGGCGCCGTGGCTGGAGGAGTTCAACAGTGAGAGTTTCCTCGAGAGCAAGTTCGGCCAGGTCTGGGAGGCGCTGGCGTTCGAACCCGAGCACCTCGATGAGATGGAGGTCGTCTCCTACGACTTGGGCCCGCTCGAGGAGGATTTTCCGCACGTCATCGGAGGACTGTCGCTCGCGGCCGACGAGAACTTCTTCTGGGACGCTCGGTCGTCGCCCTGGATGGACGATTTCCTGCTCCGCTTGGCTCGCCGCGCCGTCTCGGAGGAGGGGCTGGGGAAAGACGTCTATCCCGATCTGCTGGCGATCGGTTTTTCGACCTCGGACACGGTGGGACATGAGTATGGACCCGACAGTCGTGAGTTTTTCGACGTTCTGGTCCGGTTGGATCGCCGGCTGGAAGAATTCTTCGAGTTTCTCGAGCAAGCCGTGGGTCTAGGCGACGTGGTCGTAGTTTTGACCAGCGACCACGGCTCGGTTCCCGTACCCGAGCTGCGAGCGGCCCAGGGACTGCCGGGTGCGCGCGCGGGAGCCGATGAGGTCGGGTGTTTTCAAGGAGTCGAGTCGACGCTCGACCAGGAATTTGGCGAGGCCCGGTGGCTCTTGCCGGGGCCCTTTCTTGCGCCGCTGCCCGCCGACGCGCGGGTGTCCCGGGATGAGCTTCTGCAAAGGACCAAGGTGCTGCTCGAGCAGTGTCCTTCCGTGGCCCGGGTCTGGCTCGCGGGGGAAGTTTCCCGCGAAGGGCCTGGCGACATGCAGCGGAAGTTCGCGCACAGCTACTTCCCGGAGCGCAGCGCCGACTTCGCCATCGAATGGGATGAGTTCTTCCTACCGTCTCGATTTCAGGCCTCTTCCCACGGCACTCCCCACCGCTACGATACCCATGTGCCGCTGATCTTCTGGCGGCGGGGAGTCGCACCGGTCGTCCAAATCGACCCGGTGCGCACGGTCGACATCGGACCGACTCTCGCCTCATGGGTAGGGGTCGATCCTCCGGAGTCGATCTCGGGCCGGAGTCTGGCGGACCTGATGGACCGGCCGGGCGCTCCGTAA